A section of the Callithrix jacchus isolate 240 chromosome 14, calJac240_pri, whole genome shotgun sequence genome encodes:
- the LOC100397316 gene encoding cyclin-Y-like protein 1B encodes MGNTLSCLCPKVSRRPRRRRRRGLPRQSEDLPFSSDINEAVASKSVAQDRRNMSNTSARPIWGPSWLCGVVSGSCDDIYEAVSSISADQGREKQRPARGILVLPNGRPRQSQRRVHGAEPIKGQVVEAPDPTAMAPARWDLGAGDGHDLQHISDQEMPKDIASYHPRASTLFLRKYQMHVQEKRRSSRLYSIPPWHLDRKYSSCSTILLDNSTVSKPDLSHILESVTLAIYYSIKHRYADRSLAIFDEPIHPLSQEKIPGKSFEDDPTHNCIFRYFCDLFKVTKLTAPRAIVALVYVERLLTNANIDLCPTNWKQIVHGAMLLASKVWRNRRHWSVDDSQNPKDVAIETMSKMEKSFLELLEFNIHVSTSVYAKYYFDLRALAYDHDLYFMFSFLHKDKAQKLKAMSRLCEYKDLHQDAAAMTRAVSMDFIGIRHTNAILP; translated from the exons ATGGGGAACACACTGAGTTGTTTGTGCCCCAAAGTCAGCCGCAGGCCCCGCAGGCGCCGCAGGCGAGGTCTGCCTAGGCAGTCTGAGGATCTGCCCTTCAGCTCTGACATCAATGAGGCGGTGGCAAGCAAAAGTGTGGCCCAAGACAGAAGGAACATGTCCAACACCAGTGCCAGACCCATTTGGGGCCCGAGCTGGCTGTGTGGGGTGGTGTCTGGCAGCTGCGATGACATCTATGAGGCAGTGTCAAGCATAAGTGCAGACCaaggcagagagaagcagaggccGGCCAGAGGGATCTTGGTGCTCCCCAATGGCAGACCCAGGCAGAGCCAGCGCAGGGTGCATGGGGCAGAACCAATCAAGGGGCAGGTGGTGGAAGCGCCAGACCCTACTGCTATGGCGCCTGCCCGGTGGGATTTGGGAGCCGGCGATGGCCATGACCTGCAGCACATCAGCGACCAGGAAATGCCCAAAG ATATTGCTTCTTACCATCCAAGGGCAAGCACACTCTTCCTGAGAAAGTATCAAATGCATG tgcaagAAAAGAGGAGAAGCTCTCGCCTATATTCT atacCTCCGTGGCATCTTGATAGAAAATACAGCTCGTGTTCCACCATATTGCTAGATAACAGCACAGTCAGCAAGCCTGATCTCAGCCACATATTAGAAAG TGTGACTTTGGCAATATATTACAGCATAAAGCACAG ATATGCAGATAGATCTCTGGCTATTTTTGATGAGCCAATACATCCACTTTCA caaGAAAAGATTCCAGGGAAATCCTTTGAGGACGATCCCACACACAACTGCATTTTCAGATATTTCTGTGATCTTTTTAAAGTCACAAAACTAACAGCTCCACGTGCAATTGTGGCATTG GTGTACGTTGAACGCCTTTTAACTAATGCTAACATCGATCTTTGTCCTACTAATTGGAAACAAATTGTCCATGGAGCCATGCTTCTGGCCTCCAAGGTTTGGAGAAATCGTCGTCACTGGAGTGTGGATGACAGCCAGAATCCCAAGGATGTTGCAATTGAGACAAT GAGTAAGATGGAGAAGAGTTTTTTGGAGCTACTTGAGTTTAATATTCATGTGTCTACCAGTGTTTATGCGAAATATTACTTTGACCTGCGTGCCTTGGCATACGACCATGACCTGTATTTTATGTTTAGTTTTCTTCACAAAGATAAAGCGCAGAAATTGAAG GCTATGTCACGGCTGTGTGAATACAAAGACCTGCATCAAGATGCCGCAGCTATGACAAGGGCCGTCAGCATGGATTTCATCGGCATTAGGCATACTAATGCCATCTTACCTTAA